A region from the Aliarcobacter thereius LMG 24486 genome encodes:
- the hemN gene encoding oxygen-independent coproporphyrinogen III oxidase, which yields MIDFAKFVKYSKPGPRYTSYPTAPEFSESFTKEDLKNYFKKQDRKRNLSLYFHLPFCRSACYFCGCNTIFTSKEDKKTRYIDYIKRELDILKNHIDTSRVVSQMHFGGGTPTFFSPSQLEDLISKIKEVFPNFSNDAEISCEIDPRFFTKEHMDVLKAGGCNRVSFGVQDLNETVQKTIHRVQPFELTKNVIKIAREAGIKSINTDLIYGLPHQTKESFQDTLEKMLTLSPDRFAVFNYAHVPWLMKTMRKFDESTFPTPHEKLEMLKSTIDFFTTNGYKMVGMDHFAKPEDELFKAIEKGELHRNFQGYTTKGGADLIGIGVTSIGNGVDYYAQNFKNLEEWENAIDKGELPVFKGYKLSDDDILRQYVIMELMSNFSLNIKKVEDEFKIVFKDYFADALNALKEFEDAELLKIFDDKIEVYQTGTMLIRNICMPFDAYLNNIPEEKRRFSKTI from the coding sequence ATGATAGATTTTGCCAAGTTTGTAAAATATTCTAAACCAGGACCAAGATATACTTCATATCCAACGGCTCCTGAGTTTAGTGAAAGTTTTACAAAAGAAGATTTAAAAAACTACTTCAAAAAACAAGATAGAAAAAGAAATCTATCTCTATATTTTCATCTACCTTTTTGTAGAAGTGCCTGTTATTTTTGTGGATGTAATACAATTTTTACATCAAAAGAAGATAAAAAAACAAGATATATTGACTATATAAAAAGAGAACTTGATATTTTAAAAAATCATATTGATACTTCAAGAGTTGTGAGTCAAATGCACTTTGGTGGTGGAACTCCAACTTTTTTCTCTCCTTCTCAACTTGAGGATTTAATTTCTAAAATAAAAGAAGTTTTTCCAAACTTTTCAAATGATGCTGAAATATCTTGTGAAATTGATCCAAGGTTTTTTACAAAAGAGCATATGGATGTTTTAAAAGCTGGTGGTTGTAATCGTGTAAGCTTTGGAGTTCAAGACTTAAATGAAACTGTACAAAAAACAATTCATAGAGTTCAACCATTTGAGCTTACAAAAAATGTTATAAAAATAGCTAGAGAAGCTGGAATTAAATCTATAAATACAGATTTAATTTATGGTTTACCACACCAAACAAAAGAGAGTTTTCAAGATACTTTAGAAAAAATGCTTACTTTAAGTCCAGATAGATTTGCAGTATTTAATTATGCTCATGTTCCTTGGCTTATGAAAACTATGAGAAAGTTTGATGAATCAACTTTCCCAACTCCACATGAAAAGCTAGAGATGCTTAAATCTACAATAGATTTCTTTACAACAAATGGCTATAAAATGGTAGGAATGGATCACTTTGCAAAACCAGAAGATGAACTTTTTAAAGCTATTGAAAAAGGTGAGCTTCATAGAAATTTCCAAGGATATACCACAAAAGGTGGAGCTGATTTAATAGGAATTGGTGTTACTTCTATTGGAAATGGAGTTGATTATTATGCACAAAACTTTAAAAATCTTGAAGAGTGGGAAAATGCAATAGATAAAGGAGAACTTCCTGTATTTAAAGGCTATAAACTATCAGATGATGATATTTTAAGACAATATGTAATTATGGAACTTATGAGTAATTTCTCTTTAAATATTAAAAAAGTAGAAGATGAATTTAAAATAGTTTTCAAAGATTATTTTGCTGATGCTTTAAATGCTTTAAAAGAGTTTGAAGATGCAGAACTGCTAAAAATATTTGATGATAAAATTGAAGTTTATCAAACAGGAACAATGCTCATAAGAAATATTTGTATGCCTTTTGATGCTTATTTAAACAATATACCTGAAGAGAAAAGAAGATTCTCTAAAACCATTTAA
- a CDS encoding diaminopimelate dehydrogenase, with the protein MSNKIKVAILGYGNLGKGVELSILKNPDMSLEAVFSRRDPKSVKTINTPVYSVENILDFKDKIDVLILCGGSKDDLPVQTPEFAQYFNTVDSYDNHAQIPEYFASVDAVAQKSKKIAMISVGWDPGMFSINRLFGEALLPDGETYTFWGKGLSQGHSDAIRRVEGVKAGVQYTLPSTKAIEEVRSGVRPSLSTKDKHTRECFIVLKDGADASKIENEIKTMPNYFEPYDTSVNFISQEEFDKNHNTMPHGGFVIRSGNSSENINQVIEYSLKLDSNPEFTASVIVAYTRAVYKMALKGEFGAKSVLDVAPALLSIKSNETLRKELL; encoded by the coding sequence ATGAGTAACAAAATTAAAGTTGCAATTTTAGGATATGGAAATTTAGGAAAAGGTGTAGAATTGTCTATTCTAAAAAATCCTGATATGAGCTTAGAAGCAGTATTCTCAAGAAGAGATCCAAAAAGTGTAAAAACAATAAATACTCCTGTATATAGTGTAGAAAATATATTAGATTTTAAAGACAAAATAGATGTTTTGATTCTTTGTGGTGGTTCAAAAGATGATTTACCTGTACAAACTCCAGAGTTTGCACAATATTTTAATACAGTTGATAGCTATGATAACCATGCACAAATACCTGAATATTTTGCAAGTGTAGATGCAGTTGCACAAAAAAGTAAAAAAATAGCTATGATTTCTGTTGGTTGGGATCCTGGAATGTTTTCAATAAATAGACTTTTTGGAGAAGCTCTTTTACCAGATGGAGAAACTTATACATTTTGGGGAAAAGGCTTAAGTCAAGGGCATTCTGATGCTATTAGAAGAGTTGAAGGAGTAAAAGCAGGAGTTCAATATACTCTTCCATCAACAAAAGCAATAGAAGAAGTAAGAAGTGGAGTAAGACCAAGTTTAAGTACAAAAGATAAACACACAAGAGAGTGTTTTATAGTTTTAAAAGATGGAGCTGATGCTTCAAAAATTGAAAATGAGATTAAAACTATGCCAAACTACTTTGAACCTTATGATACAAGTGTAAACTTTATAAGCCAAGAAGAGTTTGATAAAAATCACAACACAATGCCTCACGGTGGGTTTGTAATAAGAAGTGGAAATAGTAGTGAGAATATAAATCAAGTTATTGAATACTCTTTAAAACTTGATAGCAATCCAGAATTTACAGCAAGTGTAATTGTGGCTTATACAAGAGCTGTTTATAAAATGGCTTTAAAAGGTGAATTTGGAGCTAAATCTGTTTTAGATGTTGCACCAGCACTTTTATCTATAAAATCAAATGAAACACTAAGAAAAGAGCTTTTATAA
- a CDS encoding Wzz/FepE/Etk N-terminal domain-containing protein, with protein MQENNRNIIQEDEIDLRELFLTLWKNKVFIVVFTAIVTILAGIYAYTKTPIYEAKALIEIGEYRLNNTSKISVDDAVILEKKLSTIFIDMEENQKDRISKITSTKSVKGVKDFLEIKSEAISNEEAVKEILRVLSYVQNEHEKILDDIKKQKELELKNIDLKISDIKSKSVALIDKKLENNLKLLEDLQKQLKLVDDNLKKIDSLDPSLAALKLMEKKDISSSINNITIQNFELENRKDELLTTTLYKLDENKKIVELLLLPHNYKNTKIVGDIILNDFPVKPKKSLIVAVAFVTGFILSIFLVFFREFIRGFKEQNN; from the coding sequence ATGCAAGAAAATAATAGAAACATTATCCAAGAAGATGAAATAGATTTAAGAGAGTTGTTTCTAACTCTTTGGAAAAACAAGGTTTTTATAGTTGTATTTACAGCTATAGTTACAATTTTGGCTGGAATTTATGCATATACAAAAACACCAATATATGAAGCAAAAGCTTTGATAGAAATTGGAGAGTATAGATTAAATAATACAAGTAAAATTTCAGTAGATGATGCAGTTATATTAGAAAAGAAATTATCTACAATTTTTATTGATATGGAAGAAAATCAAAAAGATAGAATTTCAAAAATCACTTCTACAAAAAGCGTAAAAGGTGTAAAAGATTTTTTAGAAATAAAAAGTGAAGCTATTTCAAATGAAGAAGCAGTAAAAGAGATATTAAGAGTTTTAAGCTATGTACAAAATGAACATGAAAAAATATTAGATGATATAAAGAAACAAAAAGAGTTAGAGTTAAAGAATATTGATTTAAAGATTTCAGATATAAAATCAAAATCAGTTGCATTAATAGATAAGAAACTTGAAAATAATTTAAAACTATTAGAAGATTTACAAAAACAATTAAAATTAGTAGATGATAATTTAAAAAAAATTGATTCACTAGATCCATCTTTAGCTGCTTTAAAACTTATGGAAAAGAAAGATATATCATCATCTATAAATAATATAACTATTCAAAATTTTGAATTAGAAAATAGAAAAGATGAGTTATTGACAACTACTTTGTATAAACTAGATGAAAATAAAAAAATTGTAGAGCTTCTTCTTTTACCACACAACTATAAAAATACGAAAATAGTTGGAGATATTATATTAAATGATTTTCCTGTAAAACCAAAAAAATCATTAATTGTAGCAGTTGCATTTGTTACAGGATTTATACTATCAATCTTCTTAGTTTTCTTTAGAGAGTTTATTAGAGGATTTAAAGAACAAAATAATTAG
- the galE gene encoding UDP-glucose 4-epimerase GalE, whose amino-acid sequence MILITGGAGYIATHTLVELKKANFDFVVYDNLSNSSKEALKRVKKITGAKIKFVKGDIRDKKALRKVFKTYSIDSVIHFAGLKAVGESVAKPLKYYDNNVVGTIKLLEVMREFDCKKIVFSSSATVYGNPKSCPIDESFDVGATTNPYGTSKYMIERILEDLYISDNSFKIAILRYFNPVGAHESGLIGENPNGIPNNLMPYISQVAVGKLKELSVFGSDYETKDGTGVRDYIHVVDLANAHVKAIEYLNSSNYSFENSKINIGTGTGYSVLDMIKAFERASGKKVSYKIVDRRAGDIASCYANPKKAKEILDWEAKFNLEDMCKSSWNWQNKNPNGYKNK is encoded by the coding sequence ATGATACTTATCACAGGTGGGGCAGGTTATATAGCAACTCATACTTTAGTAGAACTAAAAAAAGCAAACTTTGATTTTGTAGTTTATGACAATTTGTCAAACTCTTCAAAAGAGGCTCTAAAAAGAGTTAAAAAGATAACAGGAGCAAAAATTAAATTTGTAAAAGGTGATATACGAGATAAAAAAGCTTTGAGAAAAGTTTTTAAAACATATAGTATAGACTCTGTTATTCACTTTGCTGGACTTAAAGCTGTAGGAGAGAGTGTTGCAAAACCACTAAAATATTATGATAACAATGTTGTAGGAACTATTAAACTGCTTGAAGTGATGCGTGAATTTGATTGTAAAAAGATAGTATTTTCTTCTAGTGCAACAGTATATGGAAATCCAAAAAGCTGTCCAATAGATGAGAGCTTTGATGTTGGAGCTACTACAAATCCATATGGAACTAGTAAATATATGATTGAAAGAATATTAGAGGATTTATATATAAGTGATAATAGCTTTAAAATTGCTATTTTAAGATATTTTAATCCAGTAGGTGCACATGAAAGTGGACTTATAGGTGAAAATCCAAATGGAATACCAAATAATCTTATGCCATATATCTCTCAAGTTGCTGTTGGTAAATTAAAAGAGCTAAGTGTATTTGGAAGTGATTATGAAACAAAAGATGGTACGGGAGTAAGAGATTATATCCATGTAGTTGATTTGGCAAATGCTCATGTAAAAGCTATAGAGTATTTAAATAGTAGTAACTATAGCTTTGAAAACTCAAAAATCAATATAGGAACAGGCACTGGATATAGTGTACTTGATATGATAAAAGCTTTTGAAAGAGCAAGTGGTAAAAAAGTATCATATAAAATTGTAGATAGACGTGCAGGTGATATTGCAAGTTGTTATGCAAATCCAAAGAAAGCAAAAGAGATTTTAGACTGGGAAGCAAAATTTAATCTTGAAGATATGTGTAAATCTAGCTGGAATTGGCAAAATAAAAATCCAAATGGATATAAAAATAAATAA
- a CDS encoding RNA-binding domain-containing protein: protein MVKEKMTQQELQNRLQDIEWEDFEVKLAIGGVPKSAWESVSAFSNTAGGWLIFGIEEKNGIFNIFGVSNPSKIEHEFLNSLNGEKFNIKIRVNSYKYNFDDKIVLAFYIPISKQKPVYFNSLSNSFIRSGSADRRATKEEIDTMFRDQSFGTKTSETIENYSIENLSSISLNQYKEYLQISNPTSNYNKLNMEEFLHKVLVLIDGKPTYAGLLFFGTRDSIQRYFVDFRIDLFEIPGNSISDAKTRYTYRLPEQENLWDYYFILFERITMRIDKPFKLDNMGFAKENYPYIDALREALVNMLMHADYFSPIKSRIRVFSDKIEFFNAGSYPKPIEYFLHSDTSMPRNPILAKLFRVVKLAENAGYGFDKMIDGWKTYTDIPIDFKTDMDTSLTTFYLEKKEAQVEAQVEAQVEAQVYLNDTEKKVLEFLSIENLSSAQLVQKLGLKSLSGSLKNAIRHLLEIKLIELTIPDRPKSPNQKYKTKQDNIKKETK from the coding sequence ATGGTGAAAGAAAAAATGACACAACAAGAGCTACAAAATAGACTTCAAGATATAGAGTGGGAAGATTTTGAAGTAAAACTTGCAATTGGTGGAGTACCAAAAAGTGCTTGGGAGAGTGTGAGTGCTTTTTCAAATACTGCTGGTGGTTGGCTTATATTTGGAATAGAAGAAAAAAATGGTATTTTTAATATATTTGGAGTTTCTAATCCTTCCAAAATTGAACATGAGTTTTTAAATAGTTTAAATGGAGAAAAGTTCAATATAAAAATAAGAGTAAATTCTTATAAATACAATTTTGATGATAAAATAGTTTTAGCTTTTTATATACCTATTTCAAAACAAAAACCAGTCTATTTTAATAGTTTATCAAATAGTTTTATAAGAAGTGGAAGTGCAGATAGAAGAGCTACAAAAGAAGAGATAGATACTATGTTTAGAGACCAAAGTTTTGGAACAAAAACTTCTGAAACTATAGAAAACTATTCTATTGAAAATCTATCATCAATTTCTCTAAACCAATATAAAGAGTATTTACAAATATCAAATCCAACTTCAAACTACAATAAACTAAATATGGAAGAGTTTTTACATAAAGTTTTAGTTCTAATCGATGGTAAACCAACATATGCGGGACTTCTTTTTTTTGGAACAAGAGATAGTATTCAAAGATATTTTGTAGATTTCAGAATAGATTTGTTTGAAATTCCAGGAAATAGTATATCTGATGCTAAAACTAGATACACATATAGACTTCCAGAGCAAGAAAATCTTTGGGATTATTATTTCATACTTTTTGAGAGAATAACTATGAGAATAGATAAACCTTTTAAACTCGATAATATGGGTTTTGCTAAAGAAAACTATCCTTATATTGATGCACTAAGAGAAGCTCTTGTAAATATGCTTATGCATGCTGATTATTTTTCACCTATAAAATCAAGAATAAGAGTTTTTAGCGATAAAATAGAGTTTTTTAACGCTGGAAGTTATCCAAAACCAATAGAGTATTTTCTTCATAGTGATACTTCAATGCCACGAAATCCAATTTTAGCAAAGCTTTTCCGTGTAGTAAAACTTGCTGAAAATGCTGGATATGGATTTGATAAAATGATAGATGGATGGAAAACATATACAGATATACCAATAGACTTTAAGACAGATATGGATACAAGCTTAACTACTTTTTATTTGGAAAAAAAAGAAGCCCAAGTAGAAGCCCAAGTAGAAGCCCAAGTAGAAGCCCAAGTATATTTGAATGATACAGAAAAAAAAGTTTTAGAATTTTTAAGTATTGAAAATCTCTCATCGGCACAATTGGTTCAAAAATTAGGCTTGAAAAGTTTATCAGGTAGCTTGAAAAATGCCATTAGACATCTTTTGGAGATTAAATTAATTGAATTAACTATTCCAGATAGACCAAAAAGCCCAAATCAGAAATATAAAACTAAACAAGATAATATAAAAAAGGAAACAAAATGA
- a CDS encoding type II toxin-antitoxin system PemK/MazF family toxin produces the protein MKQYDIYLADLNPTIGREQKGTRPVLIISNEYENILDILTIIPITSLKNGRKIYPNELFLEHELEKPSILLCQQIRTISKERLVKKLTTISSLKTQEKILQILCNRFEKI, from the coding sequence ATGAAACAATATGATATTTATTTAGCAGATTTAAATCCTACCATAGGAAGAGAGCAAAAAGGTACAAGACCAGTTTTAATAATATCAAATGAATATGAAAATATTTTAGATATTTTAACTATTATTCCAATAACTTCATTGAAAAATGGAAGAAAAATATATCCAAATGAACTTTTTTTAGAACATGAATTAGAAAAACCATCAATTCTTTTATGCCAACAAATAAGAACTATTTCTAAAGAAAGATTGGTAAAAAAACTGACAACTATCTCTAGTTTAAAAACACAAGAAAAAATTTTACAAATACTTTGTAATAGATTTGAGAAGATATAA